Proteins encoded in a region of the Pieris rapae chromosome 10, ilPieRapa1.1, whole genome shotgun sequence genome:
- the LOC110991273 gene encoding eukaryotic translation initiation factor 2-alpha kinase 1 has product MEILVLPQITDEAEMGTRKDKWEALATVKSFDLGVAPNSDHESLHQSMQHIDLVNSPATTPISLLVQSLVKQLCSLLEKDMSKANHLYNTICEKLHSMKLIDDSYAMGEFEVMRSQYQRALYQLVTIASGSEIPLTLPATWPITSSGLEWSRYHKEFEELYFIAGGGFGSVFKARHRLDGVEYAVKKVFIKSSDVDSIMSHLAEVKTVASLNHPNIVNYKAAWLEPLIESTVKKKRTKHFMDTDIDESINSNGVTSVYSNLMKSFKTYNSEELTNKHSQSDFVISFENTNSFEEDVSEEESESEEEASTSDKNVICKFLSCKEYENCSRVNLKWATLYIQMTFCQQTLKQWLDERNGHLILSRKNSDDLCLHHADSIDCGSYEGQLTPDRTYPVACTKLDILVEMFTQLVRGLHYIHSRGIIHHDIKPSNVFVGQSESGIQVQLGDFGLACPLQQSHSGLALGTHLYAAPEQLDGQCNPKSDMYSLGIILLEMVEPFSTDMERVKTITDLRKGQIPAHLTANYPKIAHIIGKLVQRKPSNRLDTNQLLEELKNLSENKDEKIKSLKEELAAKDEEIAKLKMMLAKLNYPS; this is encoded by the exons ATGGAAATCCTGGTTTTACCTCAAATAACCGACGAAGCAGAAATGGGCACTAGAAAAGACAAGTGGGAGGCTTTGGCCacagtaaaatcatttgaTTTAG gtgTAGCTCCAAACAGCGATCATGAATCTTTACATCAGAGTATGCAACATATAGATTTAGTAAACTCTCCAGCCACTACACCAATAAGTCTTCTTGTTCAATCTCTTGTCAAGCAACTATGTTCATTACTAGAAAAAGACATGTCAAAGGCAAACCATCTCTACAACACAATTTGTGAGAAATTACATAGCATGAAGCTTATAGATGATTCATATGCTATGGGAGAATTTGAAGTTATGAGAAGCCAGTATCAACGAGCTCTTTACCAACTGGTTACAATAGCAAGTGGTTCAGAAATACCTCTAACTCTACCAGCTACATGGCCTATTACAAGTTCTGGTTTAGAATGGTCCCGATATCACAAAGAATTTGAAGAACTTTACTTTATTGCTGGAGGTGGTTTTGGTAGTGTATTTAAGGCCCGCCACAGATTAGACGGAGTTGAATATGCTGTTAAGAAAGTATTCATCAAGTCTTCAGATGTTGATTCCATTATGTCTCATCTTGCTGAAGTCAAAACTGTAGCTAGTCTTAACCATccaaatatagtaaattacaAAGCAGCCTGGTTGGAACCTTTAATAGAATCAACTGTTAAAAAGAAACGCACAAAACACTTCATGGATACAGACATTGATGaatcaataaattcaaatgGTGTTACATCAGTATACTCAAATTTAATGAAgtcatttaaaacatataattcagaagaactaacaaataaacataGTCAGTCTGATTTTGTTATATCTTTTGAAAACACAAACAGTTTTGAAGAAGATGTTTCAGAAGAAGAGAGCGAGAGTGAAGAGGAAGCATCTACATctgataaaaatgttatatgcaaATTTCTGTCATGCAAGGAGTATGAAAATTGTTCACGTGTCAATCTGAAGTGGGCTACGCTATACATTCAGATGACCTTTTGTCAGCAAACTTTAAAACAGTGGTTGGATGAGCGAAATGGTCATTTGATTTTATCCAGGAAAAACTCTGATGATTTGTGCCTACATCATGCGGATTCAATTGATTGTGGTAGTTATGAAGGTCAACTAACTCCAGACAGAACATATCCAGTAGCTTGTACAAAGCTTGACATTTTAGTGGAAATGTTTACTCAGCTTGTGAGAGGactacattacatacattccCGAGGCATTATCCATCATGACATTAAGCCAAGCAATGTTTTTGTGGGTCAAAGTGAAAGTGGCATACAGGTGCAGTTGGGCGATTTTGGCTTAGCTTGCCCTCTTCAACAATCACACAGTGGCTTAGCTTTAGGAACTCATTTGTATGCCGCACCAGAACAATTAGATGGGCAGTGTAATCCTAAG agtGACATGTACTCTCTTGGTATAATACTTTTAGAGATGGTGGAACCATTTAGCACAGATATGGAGCgtgtaaaaacaataacagATCTCCGGAAAGGGCAAATACCAGCTCATCTCACTGCCAACTATCCTAAAATAGCACACATTATTGGTAAACTGGTACAAAGGAAACCAAGTAATCGTCTGGACACAAACCAACTGTTAGAAGAACTAAAGAACCTGTCAGAAAATAAGGATGAGAAAATCAAGTCATTGAAGGAAGAGTTAGCTGCAAAGGATGAGGAGATTGCCAAATTGAAGATGATGCTTGCAAAGTTAAATTATCCATCATAA
- the LOC110991294 gene encoding eEF1A lysine and N-terminal methyltransferase homolog — translation MNLLPKSHKEFSDKDYWNKFFKKRGNKAFEWYGEYLELCTYLHKYIKQTDKILIPGCGNSSLSADLYDVGYKQIINIDVSEVVIRQMKAINVVRSEMTFTCMDAMKTTFEDGEFNVVLDKGTLDALMPDESEETIANIDNYFKEMKRILKTGGRFICISLLQSHILKKLLDVYSDKSWMFRVVRCHEAEQKNIENGDGTTLPVFVVIATKFKLMPNLLLEVCLAGEKMIRLKSPEELLSCVKSAQDTAFITNSLGKSHLDEDDEVSLDLMMPGEDTPRYTLYVVDKKKSQAVNKYAVFIVPQGRESEWLFGTPAGRRQLQDSARFSRLVVAVLRRGHHFESLDAVKEELAHSAKMLIPNGLSGQIPFLSLGSDVGRRVKVYEGSSKVSGEFVVEEVDVGEDTFKRLIFLDNQFLVQSEAKLKTVKKKNKTKQVIDFGHISQYHSFMCACLHLTPATDIAIIGLGGGGLCMFLKKCYPKMKITAVDLDPAMLEVAKNQFELEVDERLSVQIKDGLDFLKEEAVICRQYSCVMFDVDSKDRTLGLSCPPQQFLQDEALNHVERILTNDGHFILNLVCRDKSLREKTIETLKRHFKHMASVKLYEEVNEIIFATNSNMPYNIEVLEEAAKNLNATARKHNLVKIKCVDLKDFLQAVTIES, via the exons ATGAATCTTCTGCCAAAAAGTCATAAAGAATTTAGTGATAAAGATTATTGGAATAAGTTTTTCAAAAAACGTGGTAACAAAGCTTTTGAATG GTACGGGGAATATTTAGAACTATGTACATACTTACATAAGTACATTAAACAGAcggataaaatattaatacctgGCTGTGGTAATTCTAGTCTTAGTGCTGATCTTTATGATGTTggatataaacaaataataaatatagatgtCTCTGAAGTGGTAATTAGGCAAATGAAGGCTATAAATGTGGTGAGGTCAGAAATGACTTTTACCTGTATGGATGCTAtgaaaacaacatttgaaGATGGTGAATTTAATGTGGTACTTGATAAAGGTACATTGGATGCCCTAATGCCAGATGAATCTGAAGAAACTATAGCAaacattgataattattttaaagagatgaagagaatattaaaaacaggTGGAAGATTCATATGTATATCTCTTCTTCAGAgtcatattttaaagaaactacTTGATGTATATTCTGATAAATCATGGATGTTTAGAGTTGTTAGATGTCATGAAGCTGaacagaaaaatattgaaaatgggGATGGCACAACATTGCCAGTATTTGTTGTAATTGCTACCAAATTCAAACTGATGCCAAATTTG CTTTTAGAAGTATGTTTAGCTGGTGAAAAAATGATAAGACTTAAATCGCCAGAAGAGTTACTTAGTTGTGTGAAGTCTGCTCAAGACACTGCATTTATCACTAACAGCTTGGGGAAGTCACACCTTGATGAGGATGATGAG GTGTCCCTTGACCTCATGATGCCTGGGGAAGATACTCCCCGCTACACTCTGTATgttgtagataaaaaaaaatcacaagcTGTTAACAAATATGCTGTATTTATTGTGCCACAGGGAAG aGAGTCTGAGTGGTTGTTCGGCACACCAGCAGGACGCAGGCAATTGCAGGATTCGGCGCGTTTCAGTAGACTCGTTGTAGCTGTGTTGAGAAGGGGACACCATTTTGAAAGTCTCGACGCTGTGAAAGAGGAATTAGCTCACTCTGCGAAGATGCTTATACCAAACGGACTTAGTGGTCAG ATTCCGTTTCTCTCATTGGGTAGTGACGTCGGTCGTCGTGTGAAGGTTTATGAAGGCAGTTCGAAGGTGTCAGGAGAGTTCGTGGTGGAGGAAGTGGATGTTGGCGAAGACACCTTCAAAAGACTTATATTTTTGGATAACCAATTTCTTGTTCAGTCAGAGGCCAAGCTTAAAACag ttaaaaagaagaacaaaacaaagcaaGTGATTGATTTCGGTCATATATCACAATACCATTCCTTTATGTGTGCATGTTTGCACCTGACACCGGCAACAGATATAGCTATAATAGGACTTGGTGGAGGCGGTCTATGTATGTTTCTAAAAAAATGCTACCCAAAAATGAAAATCACTGCAGTGGACTTGGACCCAGCTATGTTAGAAGTGGCCAAAAATCAGTTTGAGTTGGAAGTAGATGAGCGATTGAGTGTCCAAATTAAAGATGGCTTGGATTTCTTGAAGGAAGAGGCTGTGATAT gCCGCCAGTATAGCTGCGTGATGTTTGACGTAGACAGCAAAGATCGAACTCTAGGTCTCTCATGTCCACCTCAACAGTTTCTGCAGGACGAAGCACTGAATCACGTCGAAAGGATACTTACGAATGAcg gtCACTTTATACTCAACTTAGTGTGTCGAGATAAAAGTCTTCGGGAGAAAACGATTGAAACGCTAAAGCGACACTTTAAACACATGGCGTCGGTGAAACTGTATGAAGaagttaatgaaataatatttgctacAAATAGCAATATGCCTTATAATATTGAAGTTTTAGAAGAAGctgcaaaaaatttaaatgcgaCAGCGCGGAAgcataatttagttaaaataaaatgtgttgaTTTAAAAGACTTTTTGCAAGCTGTTACTATTGAatcatag
- the LOC111004483 gene encoding uncharacterized protein LOC111004483 isoform X2, with protein sequence MSPPRALLAALLLCQLLSYGGHQGLTKIFYTLPDTGQPPILISLTDNTKLDLKTADELLFTNDSEQHNQTQMFPIVDNETLEGEKTSETMEKESTEPRLIVKAKSMHETRQIDESIQSTTTIPEAETTAESQLETELEQDIPINPQTPQEDIPSFSEWAQKQLAEAEKKDTVLNHSSQPSHSNTNFSSKSTKLRSKNYASPACGAKIIAVNPEAGSASSILSPNRDEYMLNTCNSRIWFVVELCEAVQAQKIEIANFELFSSTPKDIAVYFSDRFPTREWASVGQFTAQDMRDVQSFDLYPHLFGKFIKVEMLSHHGSEHYCPISLFKVYGTSEFEVLEKESSQHSALIDEDEDDEIIDVPDIPATETEPSKNLFGSARDAVMSIVKKAAQAFKTEVPKNVSSEQNDTLSDKVYKRCCSPSHIIVCDNCSDILYSEVYELLSCSSDKLTNLVRTVYLRDTLKCTGICQRFGLDFKSTKTIEFSEERVAYMNALFPPRYLAALCNILAVKEKKVVLNTSFESELNVTTNITADESPQNHSETNSEQDVKLIAVSTDSDRDGEKTLTLEDKPTVPEDKNDSTPIDIKEDKKDDNKEDSNVVVEDTVVLVSQEDILPDSKVETAEAEKQDILKTDTKYGKPEILIEKTKDSTNNAEDIGEPVSIDGDSFISDFEQMAVDPQPGSQITVNQNQAQSTIQKESVFLRLSNRVKTLERNMSLSGQYLEELSRRYKKQVEEMQKSFEKTLVQMTEERKKSNEREQKYIEQMSNLQDQLAKMAINMELLMEDRNSWFGNVTFFKFIVFQVLIIIGIIYYLLQKQKPEPVILHVPKKIKKRQEKLRRRSVEGVSGHATPAAKKRRPSEEAFQIARQSTEDVEIEHNKGEWQVAKKNRRRKPSVYQQHIELNTNINTNEDEIRKLDENPIALDANEYFAPIPEPVEFIDVNKKELPKTNGSFFNNLKNKTLKTRRLSSPAFLRTLNRQSLRSTPSPIMRTIEPIFNGKIGKKAASESPTGSLWSESTDISQNGPQYSENGKKKKSLKNILKKVF encoded by the exons ATGTCGCCGCCGCGGGCGTTGCTAGCGGCTCTGCTCCTTTGTCAACTGCTGTCGTACGGTGGCCACCAAGGACTCACCAAGATTTTTTACAC GTTACCTGACACGGGACAGCCGCCAATACTGATCTCTCTAACAGACAACACAAAACTGGATTTAAAAACTGCAGATGAGCTGTTATTTACCAATGATTCTGAACAGCACAATCAGACTCAAATGTTCCCCATTGTAGACAACGAAACGCTTGAAGGTGAGAAGACATCAGAAACAATGGAAAAAGAATCAACGGAACCTCGACTCATTGTAAAAGCTAAATCAATGCATGAAACGCGACAAATAGATGAAAGTATTCAGAGTACCACTACCATCCCCGAAGCAGAGACTACCGCCGAATCTCAATTAGAAACTGAATTAGAACAAGACATTCCAATAAACCCGCAAACACCGCAGGAAGATATTCCATCGTTTTCAGAGTGGGCACAAAAGCAATTGGCAGAAGCAGAAAAAAAAGATACAGTACTAAACCACTCCAGTCAACCTAGTCATAGCAATACTAATTTTAGCAGTAAGAGCACTAAGTTGCGGTCAAAAAATTACGCATCACCGGCGTGTGGCGCAAAAATTATCGCGGTAAATCCGGAAGCGGGATCGGCGAGTTCGATTTTATCTCCAAACAGAGATGAGTATATGCTCAATACGTGTAACAGCCGCATATGGTTCGTAGTAGAGCTTTGCGAGGCTGTTCAAGctcaaaaaatagaaatagccaattttgaattattttcctCAACTCCCAAAGACATCGCTGTGTATTTCAGCGATCGTTTCCCTACAAGGGAATGGGCAAGTGTCGGACAATTCACCGCTCAAGACATGAGAGATGTTCAAAGTTTTGACTTGTATCCACATCTATTTGGCAAGTTTATTAAAGTTGAAATGCTGTCTCACCACGGATCTGAACATTACTGTCCAATATCGTTGTTCAAGGTTTATGGTACTTCTGAATTTGAGGTGCTTGAAAAAGAAAGCTCTCAACATTCAGCACTTATTGATGAAGATGAAGACGATGAAATAATTGATGTTCCAGATATACCTGCAACTGAAACGGAGCCATCCAAAAATTTATTCGGCTCCGCAAGAGATGCAGTAATGTCGATCGTTAAGAAAGCTGCTCAAGCATTCAAAACAGAAGTTCCTAAAAATGTGTCCAGTGAACAAAACGATACATTATCAGACAAAGTGTACAAACGGTGTTGCTCTCCAAGCCATATTATAGTGTGTGATAACTGTAGTGACATTCTTTACAGTGAAGTGTATGAACTTCTTAGTTGTAGCTCGgacaaattaacaaatttagtGCGAACTGTTTACCTTAGAGATACTTTAAAGTGTACCGGCATATGTCAAAGGTTCGGCTTAGATTTTAAAAGTACAAAGACTATAGAATTTAGTGAAGAGCGTGTGGCATACATGAACGCTTTATTTCCGCCTAGATATTTGGCTGCGTTGTGTAACATTCTCGCTGTTAAAGAAAAGAAGGTCGTTCTGAATACGAGTTTTGAGTCTGAATTAAATGTTACCACAAATATAACCGCCGACGAATCGCCTCAAAATCATAGTGAAACCAACAGCGAACAAGATGTCAAATTAATTGCAGTAAGCACAGACAGCGACCGAGATGGTGAAAAAACTTTGACCTTAGAAGATAAACCTACAGTACCTGAAGATAAGAATGATAGTACTCCTATAGACATAAAAGAAGATAAAAAAGACGATAATAAAGAGGACTCTAATGTAGTTGTCGAAGACACGGTAGTGCTTGTTTCCCAAGAAGATATATTACCTGATAGCAAAGTTGAAACGGCTGAAGCAGAGAAACAGGATATACTGAAAACAGATACGAAATACGGTAAAcctgaaatattaatagaaaaaaccAAAGATTCAACAAATAATGCTGAGGATATAGGTGAACCCGTTTCTATTGATGGTGACAGCTTTATATCCGATTTTGAACAGATGGCTGTAGATCCTCAACCAGGCAGCCAGATAACTGTTAATCAAAACCAAGCACAATCGACGATACAGAAGGAATCTGTGTTTCTACGCCTGTCAAATAGGGTTAAG ACGCTCGAGCGGAATATGTCTCTCTCTGGGCAGTATCTAGAAGAGTTGAGTAGGCGATATAAGAAACAGGTTGAAGAAATGCAGAAATCTTTCGAGAAAACATTGGTACAGATGAcagaagaaagaaagaaaagcaaCGAACGGGAACAAAAGTACATAGAGCAAATGAGTAACTTGCAAGATCAACTTGCTAAAATGGCCATTAATATGGAACTACTTATGGAAGATCGAAATAGCTGGTTCGGAAACGTAACCTTCTTTAAATTCATAGTTTtccaagttttaataattataggaATCATTTATTATCTGTTGCAAAAACAAAAGCCAGAACCAGTGATATTGCATGTGCCGAAAAAGATAAAGAAAAGACAGGAGAAATTAAGAAGGAGATCTGTGGAAGGTGTGAGTGGGCATGCAACTCCTGCTGCGAAGAAAAGGCGACCAAGTGAGGAGGCATTCCAAATTGCAAGACAGTCTACCGAAGATGTGGAAATAGAACATAATAAAGGAGAATGGCAAGTAGCCAAGAAGAACAGGCGACGAAAACCATCCGTGTATCAACAACACATagaattaaatacaaacattaacacAAATGAAGATGAAATCAGAAAGCTAGACGAGAATCCAATAGCGTTAGACGCAAACGAATATTTCGCGCCAATACCAGAACCAGtagaatttattgatgtaaataaaaaagagttaCCAAAAACCAACGGGTCTTTCTTCAACAACTTGAAGAATAAGACTCTGAAAACGAGGCGTCTCTCGTCTCCCGCTTTCCTAAGAACTTTGAACAGACAAAGTCTTCGAAGTACTCCTAGTCCTATTATGAGGACTATTGAGCCTATTTTTAATggaaaaataggtaaaaaggCTGCTTCTGAGTCGCCTACTGGTAGTCTGTGGTCTGAATCCACAGATATTTCACAAAACGGACCGCAGTATAGTGAAAACggtaaaaagaagaaaagtttgaaaaatattcttaaaaaagtgttttaa
- the LOC111004483 gene encoding uncharacterized protein LOC111004483 isoform X1: MKGGLCIIYTSLLTISVLSSCALFLLVVSEALQIENVDQKVDLSGLHNVSKKNHVIASSQPDPPESSDTTQNFHEPENQETGEDDKKMIFPDTVSVNSVTTDGLPDTGQPPILISLTDNTKLDLKTADELLFTNDSEQHNQTQMFPIVDNETLEGEKTSETMEKESTEPRLIVKAKSMHETRQIDESIQSTTTIPEAETTAESQLETELEQDIPINPQTPQEDIPSFSEWAQKQLAEAEKKDTVLNHSSQPSHSNTNFSSKSTKLRSKNYASPACGAKIIAVNPEAGSASSILSPNRDEYMLNTCNSRIWFVVELCEAVQAQKIEIANFELFSSTPKDIAVYFSDRFPTREWASVGQFTAQDMRDVQSFDLYPHLFGKFIKVEMLSHHGSEHYCPISLFKVYGTSEFEVLEKESSQHSALIDEDEDDEIIDVPDIPATETEPSKNLFGSARDAVMSIVKKAAQAFKTEVPKNVSSEQNDTLSDKVYKRCCSPSHIIVCDNCSDILYSEVYELLSCSSDKLTNLVRTVYLRDTLKCTGICQRFGLDFKSTKTIEFSEERVAYMNALFPPRYLAALCNILAVKEKKVVLNTSFESELNVTTNITADESPQNHSETNSEQDVKLIAVSTDSDRDGEKTLTLEDKPTVPEDKNDSTPIDIKEDKKDDNKEDSNVVVEDTVVLVSQEDILPDSKVETAEAEKQDILKTDTKYGKPEILIEKTKDSTNNAEDIGEPVSIDGDSFISDFEQMAVDPQPGSQITVNQNQAQSTIQKESVFLRLSNRVKTLERNMSLSGQYLEELSRRYKKQVEEMQKSFEKTLVQMTEERKKSNEREQKYIEQMSNLQDQLAKMAINMELLMEDRNSWFGNVTFFKFIVFQVLIIIGIIYYLLQKQKPEPVILHVPKKIKKRQEKLRRRSVEGVSGHATPAAKKRRPSEEAFQIARQSTEDVEIEHNKGEWQVAKKNRRRKPSVYQQHIELNTNINTNEDEIRKLDENPIALDANEYFAPIPEPVEFIDVNKKELPKTNGSFFNNLKNKTLKTRRLSSPAFLRTLNRQSLRSTPSPIMRTIEPIFNGKIGKKAASESPTGSLWSESTDISQNGPQYSENGKKKKSLKNILKKVF; this comes from the exons GTTACCTGACACGGGACAGCCGCCAATACTGATCTCTCTAACAGACAACACAAAACTGGATTTAAAAACTGCAGATGAGCTGTTATTTACCAATGATTCTGAACAGCACAATCAGACTCAAATGTTCCCCATTGTAGACAACGAAACGCTTGAAGGTGAGAAGACATCAGAAACAATGGAAAAAGAATCAACGGAACCTCGACTCATTGTAAAAGCTAAATCAATGCATGAAACGCGACAAATAGATGAAAGTATTCAGAGTACCACTACCATCCCCGAAGCAGAGACTACCGCCGAATCTCAATTAGAAACTGAATTAGAACAAGACATTCCAATAAACCCGCAAACACCGCAGGAAGATATTCCATCGTTTTCAGAGTGGGCACAAAAGCAATTGGCAGAAGCAGAAAAAAAAGATACAGTACTAAACCACTCCAGTCAACCTAGTCATAGCAATACTAATTTTAGCAGTAAGAGCACTAAGTTGCGGTCAAAAAATTACGCATCACCGGCGTGTGGCGCAAAAATTATCGCGGTAAATCCGGAAGCGGGATCGGCGAGTTCGATTTTATCTCCAAACAGAGATGAGTATATGCTCAATACGTGTAACAGCCGCATATGGTTCGTAGTAGAGCTTTGCGAGGCTGTTCAAGctcaaaaaatagaaatagccaattttgaattattttcctCAACTCCCAAAGACATCGCTGTGTATTTCAGCGATCGTTTCCCTACAAGGGAATGGGCAAGTGTCGGACAATTCACCGCTCAAGACATGAGAGATGTTCAAAGTTTTGACTTGTATCCACATCTATTTGGCAAGTTTATTAAAGTTGAAATGCTGTCTCACCACGGATCTGAACATTACTGTCCAATATCGTTGTTCAAGGTTTATGGTACTTCTGAATTTGAGGTGCTTGAAAAAGAAAGCTCTCAACATTCAGCACTTATTGATGAAGATGAAGACGATGAAATAATTGATGTTCCAGATATACCTGCAACTGAAACGGAGCCATCCAAAAATTTATTCGGCTCCGCAAGAGATGCAGTAATGTCGATCGTTAAGAAAGCTGCTCAAGCATTCAAAACAGAAGTTCCTAAAAATGTGTCCAGTGAACAAAACGATACATTATCAGACAAAGTGTACAAACGGTGTTGCTCTCCAAGCCATATTATAGTGTGTGATAACTGTAGTGACATTCTTTACAGTGAAGTGTATGAACTTCTTAGTTGTAGCTCGgacaaattaacaaatttagtGCGAACTGTTTACCTTAGAGATACTTTAAAGTGTACCGGCATATGTCAAAGGTTCGGCTTAGATTTTAAAAGTACAAAGACTATAGAATTTAGTGAAGAGCGTGTGGCATACATGAACGCTTTATTTCCGCCTAGATATTTGGCTGCGTTGTGTAACATTCTCGCTGTTAAAGAAAAGAAGGTCGTTCTGAATACGAGTTTTGAGTCTGAATTAAATGTTACCACAAATATAACCGCCGACGAATCGCCTCAAAATCATAGTGAAACCAACAGCGAACAAGATGTCAAATTAATTGCAGTAAGCACAGACAGCGACCGAGATGGTGAAAAAACTTTGACCTTAGAAGATAAACCTACAGTACCTGAAGATAAGAATGATAGTACTCCTATAGACATAAAAGAAGATAAAAAAGACGATAATAAAGAGGACTCTAATGTAGTTGTCGAAGACACGGTAGTGCTTGTTTCCCAAGAAGATATATTACCTGATAGCAAAGTTGAAACGGCTGAAGCAGAGAAACAGGATATACTGAAAACAGATACGAAATACGGTAAAcctgaaatattaatagaaaaaaccAAAGATTCAACAAATAATGCTGAGGATATAGGTGAACCCGTTTCTATTGATGGTGACAGCTTTATATCCGATTTTGAACAGATGGCTGTAGATCCTCAACCAGGCAGCCAGATAACTGTTAATCAAAACCAAGCACAATCGACGATACAGAAGGAATCTGTGTTTCTACGCCTGTCAAATAGGGTTAAG ACGCTCGAGCGGAATATGTCTCTCTCTGGGCAGTATCTAGAAGAGTTGAGTAGGCGATATAAGAAACAGGTTGAAGAAATGCAGAAATCTTTCGAGAAAACATTGGTACAGATGAcagaagaaagaaagaaaagcaaCGAACGGGAACAAAAGTACATAGAGCAAATGAGTAACTTGCAAGATCAACTTGCTAAAATGGCCATTAATATGGAACTACTTATGGAAGATCGAAATAGCTGGTTCGGAAACGTAACCTTCTTTAAATTCATAGTTTtccaagttttaataattataggaATCATTTATTATCTGTTGCAAAAACAAAAGCCAGAACCAGTGATATTGCATGTGCCGAAAAAGATAAAGAAAAGACAGGAGAAATTAAGAAGGAGATCTGTGGAAGGTGTGAGTGGGCATGCAACTCCTGCTGCGAAGAAAAGGCGACCAAGTGAGGAGGCATTCCAAATTGCAAGACAGTCTACCGAAGATGTGGAAATAGAACATAATAAAGGAGAATGGCAAGTAGCCAAGAAGAACAGGCGACGAAAACCATCCGTGTATCAACAACACATagaattaaatacaaacattaacacAAATGAAGATGAAATCAGAAAGCTAGACGAGAATCCAATAGCGTTAGACGCAAACGAATATTTCGCGCCAATACCAGAACCAGtagaatttattgatgtaaataaaaaagagttaCCAAAAACCAACGGGTCTTTCTTCAACAACTTGAAGAATAAGACTCTGAAAACGAGGCGTCTCTCGTCTCCCGCTTTCCTAAGAACTTTGAACAGACAAAGTCTTCGAAGTACTCCTAGTCCTATTATGAGGACTATTGAGCCTATTTTTAATggaaaaataggtaaaaaggCTGCTTCTGAGTCGCCTACTGGTAGTCTGTGGTCTGAATCCACAGATATTTCACAAAACGGACCGCAGTATAGTGAAAACggtaaaaagaagaaaagtttgaaaaatattcttaaaaaagtgttttaa